Proteins from a genomic interval of Candidatus Babeliales bacterium:
- the sbcD gene encoding exonuclease subunit SbcD, whose amino-acid sequence MTHAIRFIHTADIHFGMENYGKIDAKTGIHTRLLDFEKALNYCIDVAIKESVDFFLFAGDAYKTHNPSQTQQKLLFKCFLRLYKASIPIVIVIGNHDHPLSFGKAHALDMLGEIPLEGFHVFSKPGTITLHTKNGPITIVGVPWPTRNTIAIADKHLDKSNSQLTEYISKAVAHIISDHAQKIDQTIPAVLASHITVSTGIFSGSEKRAIYGNDPMLMPSQLALAPFDYVALGHLHRHQNLNPSGYPAVVYSGSIERIDFGERKEEKGFCLVSIPEKGKATYEFIPGPSRPFVQIEVNLIPGTPQTDQIIDAIKKHDLRDAIVKIIYHVPAGKKDLVDLRIVEYACQEALDLIGVIPVHSFEAREKRSCALKVNMDLPELLGSYFATKPELNNKRDDLIKKALILWQDHLDQQEEHN is encoded by the coding sequence ATTTTGGTATGGAAAATTATGGAAAAATTGATGCCAAAACAGGGATACATACACGCCTTCTTGATTTTGAAAAAGCGCTCAATTATTGCATTGATGTTGCAATAAAAGAATCTGTCGATTTCTTTTTATTTGCAGGCGATGCATATAAAACACACAACCCAAGTCAAACACAACAAAAATTGCTATTCAAATGTTTTTTACGTCTTTATAAAGCAAGCATTCCTATTGTGATTGTCATCGGAAACCATGATCATCCCCTCAGTTTTGGTAAAGCACATGCACTTGATATGCTTGGCGAAATACCGCTTGAAGGTTTTCATGTTTTTTCAAAACCTGGCACAATCACGTTACACACAAAAAATGGTCCGATCACCATTGTTGGTGTTCCTTGGCCCACTCGCAACACCATCGCAATTGCTGATAAACATTTGGATAAATCGAATTCACAATTAACAGAATATATTTCAAAAGCAGTTGCTCATATTATCAGCGATCATGCACAAAAAATTGATCAGACTATTCCTGCAGTACTTGCAAGCCACATTACGGTAAGCACGGGAATATTTTCTGGATCAGAAAAACGAGCAATCTATGGAAATGATCCCATGCTTATGCCTTCACAATTGGCACTGGCACCATTTGATTATGTTGCACTGGGACATTTACACCGACATCAAAACCTTAACCCTTCTGGATATCCTGCGGTTGTTTACTCCGGATCAATTGAGCGAATTGATTTTGGTGAACGTAAAGAAGAAAAAGGCTTTTGTTTAGTAAGTATCCCTGAAAAGGGAAAAGCAACGTATGAATTTATTCCTGGACCTAGTCGACCATTCGTCCAAATTGAGGTGAATCTTATTCCAGGAACTCCACAAACTGATCAAATTATTGATGCAATTAAAAAACATGATCTACGCGATGCAATTGTTAAAATTATTTATCATGTACCTGCAGGGAAAAAAGATTTAGTTGATTTGAGAATTGTTGAATATGCCTGCCAAGAAGCGCTTGATTTAATTGGTGTTATTCCTGTGCATAGTTTTGAAGCCCGAGAAAAACGCAGTTGTGCATTGAAGGTGAATATGGATCTTCCGGAATTACTTGGCAGTTATTTTGCAACAAAACCTGAATTGAACAATAAGCGAGATGATTTGATTAAAAAAGCTCTTATCCTTTGGCAAGATCACCTTGATCAACAGGAAGAACACAATTAA